A single region of the Salicibibacter cibi genome encodes:
- a CDS encoding low molecular weight protein-tyrosine-phosphatase, which yields MIRVLFVCLGNICRSPMAEAIFRKKVTDHGLSEQLHIESAGTGHWHVGQPPHEGTMDILAENEIDASGLIARQVVKEDLDNFDIVVALDAENLGFLQTLRKQTQKVEIVRLLDYSEREESDVPDPYFTGNFQEVYDMVDEACASLLEEVENEWL from the coding sequence ATGATTCGTGTTTTATTTGTCTGTTTAGGAAATATTTGTCGTTCGCCAATGGCGGAAGCAATTTTTCGCAAAAAAGTAACCGATCATGGTTTAAGCGAACAGCTTCACATTGAATCGGCGGGTACGGGGCATTGGCACGTTGGGCAGCCTCCCCACGAGGGGACGATGGACATTCTGGCTGAAAATGAGATTGATGCAAGCGGATTGATCGCACGCCAAGTCGTGAAAGAAGACCTGGACAATTTTGACATTGTGGTGGCATTGGATGCTGAAAATCTCGGGTTTTTACAAACATTGCGGAAACAAACGCAAAAGGTAGAAATCGTCCGTCTTCTTGATTACTCCGAGAGGGAGGAGAGCGATGTGCCTGATCCGTATTTCACCGGCAATTTTCAAGAAGTGTATGATATGGTCGATGAAGCTTGCGCATCTCTTCTCGAAGAGGTAGAAAACGAATGGCTGTGA
- a CDS encoding fructosamine kinase family protein, producing MAVIPANVLKEAGIDEGAFIMAVSGGDMNQAFQIRSKNSRYFLKCHENPPSRFFQKEARQLSILGNIAGVNVPEVVRFGNHYLLLAWVEGNLALRTEAKLGELIADLHSEKGKSFGFDEDNFIGTLPQYNAWMERWIDFYKDYRLLPQLNEANKRGHLPKGRKKKAHQLVENLHQWLSEPAYPALLHGDLWAGNWLAGPGGAPYVIDPAISYGDPAFDRAMMALFGGYSARTMDSYHEKIKREAQEEEIMPIYQLYFLLVHLNMFGEMYGSSVDRILKRYVG from the coding sequence ATGGCTGTGATTCCCGCGAATGTATTGAAAGAAGCCGGAATCGATGAAGGTGCCTTCATCATGGCGGTGAGTGGCGGCGATATGAATCAAGCGTTTCAAATCCGTTCGAAAAACAGTCGCTATTTTTTAAAATGCCATGAAAATCCTCCCTCACGTTTTTTTCAAAAAGAGGCAAGACAGCTTTCCATTCTCGGAAATATCGCAGGGGTGAATGTACCGGAGGTTGTGCGCTTTGGTAATCATTACTTGCTGTTGGCATGGGTCGAAGGAAACCTTGCGCTGCGAACAGAAGCAAAACTCGGGGAACTCATCGCTGATTTGCATAGCGAAAAAGGGAAATCGTTCGGTTTTGATGAAGACAATTTTATAGGCACATTGCCGCAGTACAATGCCTGGATGGAACGATGGATTGATTTTTACAAAGATTATCGATTGCTTCCGCAATTGAACGAAGCAAATAAACGGGGACACTTGCCGAAAGGACGGAAGAAAAAAGCCCACCAACTTGTGGAAAATCTTCATCAGTGGCTGTCCGAGCCGGCGTATCCAGCCCTTTTGCATGGGGATTTATGGGCGGGGAATTGGCTCGCCGGTCCGGGTGGAGCCCCATACGTCATTGATCCTGCCATTTCTTACGGAGACCCGGCGTTTGATCGTGCAATGATGGCGCTCTTTGGTGGCTATTCGGCAAGAACGATGGACAGTTACCATGAAAAAATCAAACGGGAGGCACAAGAAGAGGAAATCATGCCGATTTACCAATTGTATTTTCTTTTGGTCCATTTAAATATGTTTGGAGAAATGTATGGGAGCAGTGTGGACCGCATATTGAAAAGGTATGTTGGTTAA
- the uppP gene encoding undecaprenyl-diphosphatase UppP codes for MSIIEAIIFGIVQGLTEFLPISSTAHIIILQWLFGTDFEGLTFEIILHVASVLALLLFFRHDVIAIIRGFFRFLLQKDKNERASFFFGLYLLMATAITGVLGIMLEDYAEAFLKTPLVIGGALLLTGIFLLIIENIHYRYTRSVNEMNLMDAVIIGLAQTLAVIPGVSRSGSTLITALAVGIERKTAVRFSFLLAIPVIAGSSLLAIGDIFQGGFAEGHAVALILSFIVTFVFSLIGIKWLIQWLEKSKLYYFAIYCFAIGFVVIFFLDPATV; via the coding sequence ATGAGTATTATTGAAGCAATCATCTTTGGCATTGTCCAGGGACTCACTGAATTTTTGCCGATTTCCAGCACCGCCCATATTATAATTTTGCAATGGCTGTTCGGGACGGATTTTGAAGGACTCACATTTGAAATTATTTTACACGTTGCCTCCGTGCTCGCGTTATTGCTTTTTTTCCGCCATGATGTGATCGCCATCATCCGCGGATTTTTTCGATTTCTATTGCAAAAAGACAAAAATGAACGCGCTTCTTTTTTCTTTGGTTTATATCTGCTTATGGCCACCGCAATCACCGGTGTACTTGGGATTATGCTGGAAGATTATGCGGAAGCATTTTTAAAAACACCGCTTGTCATCGGTGGAGCCTTACTTTTAACCGGCATTTTTTTATTAATCATTGAAAACATCCATTATCGATATACCCGTTCGGTAAACGAGATGAATCTGATGGATGCTGTCATTATCGGCCTTGCGCAAACACTTGCTGTTATCCCGGGGGTTTCGCGATCGGGATCCACGCTAATCACGGCCCTTGCGGTGGGGATTGAACGAAAAACAGCCGTGCGTTTTTCCTTCCTGTTGGCCATTCCTGTTATCGCCGGTTCCTCTCTCCTCGCGATCGGAGATATCTTTCAGGGAGGTTTTGCCGAAGGTCATGCAGTTGCGCTCATCCTCTCATTTATCGTTACATTTGTTTTCTCGCTTATTGGCATCAAATGGTTGATTCAGTGGTTGGAAAAAAGTAAACTGTATTATTTTGCCATCTACTGCTTCGCGATCGGCTTCGTCGTCATCTTCTTCCTTGATCCGGCTACCGTTTGA
- a CDS encoding TlpA family protein disulfide reductase encodes MKKWISALVVFIAVIIIGAIVYENISSPPVGVNQGEQAPAFELPDVDGESISLSDFDGDFVVLNLWASWCEPCIREFPVLDQVHETYENDGVNVVAVNMTTTERRPEDAVEFLDENPVTMPIAFDEEGEFADDYPPTDGMPTTYFINEDGIIVDIVIGEITEEMLEERLQPFV; translated from the coding sequence ATGAAAAAATGGATCAGCGCTTTAGTAGTTTTCATTGCCGTCATTATCATAGGTGCGATCGTCTATGAAAATATATCCTCTCCTCCGGTCGGTGTCAACCAGGGGGAACAAGCCCCCGCGTTTGAATTACCCGACGTAGATGGCGAAAGCATAAGCTTGTCTGACTTTGATGGCGATTTTGTTGTTTTGAATCTATGGGCTTCGTGGTGTGAGCCTTGCATACGTGAGTTCCCCGTCCTTGATCAAGTGCATGAAACTTACGAAAACGACGGGGTGAATGTTGTCGCCGTCAATATGACGACGACAGAGCGAAGGCCGGAGGATGCCGTGGAATTTTTAGATGAAAACCCTGTTACGATGCCAATCGCCTTTGATGAAGAGGGGGAATTTGCGGATGATTACCCGCCGACGGATGGCATGCCCACCACGTATTTTATAAATGAAGATGGGATTATTGTCGATATCGTCATCGGAGAGATTACCGAAGAGATGCTTGAAGAAAGGCTGCAACCATTTGTATGA
- the mciZ gene encoding Z-ring formation inhibitor MciZ has product MKIYKSPDKVVIQGKAWQVLHLLKAYRKQYERVRDWTREQ; this is encoded by the coding sequence ATGAAAATATACAAATCACCCGATAAAGTCGTTATTCAAGGGAAAGCATGGCAAGTGCTGCATCTGTTAAAGGCCTATCGCAAGCAATACGAACGTGTGCGCGATTGGACGCGTGAACAGTAA
- a CDS encoding NUDIX hydrolase: MSVHDEPTLNKETIYEGKIIDVELHEVKLPNGKTSMRELVKHPGAVAVIGITDEEKIPLVRQFRKATEEMLLEIPAGKREKGEEPKTTAERELQEETGYKAAHMHEIAQFYTSPGFADELVSVYLAVGLQAGMPRTEADEFLSVEEWTLNDAGAALREGRLRDAKTAFAIQALLLR, from the coding sequence ATGTCCGTGCACGACGAACCAACCCTAAATAAAGAAACCATCTATGAAGGAAAAATCATTGATGTGGAGCTGCATGAAGTGAAGCTTCCCAATGGTAAGACAAGTATGCGCGAATTGGTAAAGCATCCCGGAGCGGTAGCCGTTATCGGCATCACCGACGAGGAGAAGATACCACTTGTCCGCCAGTTTCGGAAAGCAACGGAAGAAATGTTGTTGGAAATCCCTGCCGGCAAAAGGGAAAAAGGCGAAGAACCAAAAACAACTGCCGAGCGGGAATTGCAAGAAGAGACGGGATATAAAGCCGCCCATATGCATGAGATCGCTCAATTCTACACATCTCCGGGCTTCGCTGATGAACTGGTCAGTGTCTATCTGGCGGTTGGTTTACAAGCGGGTATGCCGCGAACGGAAGCGGATGAATTTTTGAGTGTGGAAGAATGGACGTTAAACGATGCTGGTGCCGCTTTACGGGAAGGGAGATTGCGCGATGCGAAAACAGCTTTCGCGATCCAGGCACTGCTGCTTCGTTAG
- the spoIIM gene encoding stage II sporulation protein M, with the protein MEVKPFIERQISLHVQEHRSLYIFSSVLLFTGIIFGAIVVNSLSFSQKQDLFVYLQQFFGQVSQGQFSSGSALLWQNFSFYAKYLGLMFILGLSVIGSPLILLLLFLKGLTIGFTVGFLVYQLGVSGFSLSLVSVLPQNLLIVPVMIIVCVLSVSFSLRLIRQQFVKVAHPEPIFPVFIRICLLMLLLLGVAFIASLIEAFVSPMLLELVAEWHMSR; encoded by the coding sequence GTGGAAGTTAAGCCGTTCATCGAGCGTCAAATCAGTTTACACGTTCAAGAACATCGTTCTTTATATATTTTCTCATCGGTGCTCTTATTTACCGGCATTATTTTTGGTGCGATTGTCGTCAACAGCCTGAGCTTTTCGCAAAAACAAGATTTGTTCGTCTATCTGCAGCAATTTTTCGGACAAGTCAGCCAAGGACAGTTTTCAAGCGGAAGTGCTTTGTTGTGGCAAAACTTTAGCTTTTACGCCAAGTATTTGGGACTTATGTTTATTCTCGGGCTATCCGTTATTGGTTCACCGTTGATTTTATTGTTGCTTTTTCTGAAAGGACTCACGATCGGATTTACTGTCGGTTTTCTTGTGTATCAATTGGGCGTTTCCGGATTTTCATTATCCCTGGTGTCCGTTCTTCCGCAAAATTTGCTTATCGTGCCGGTCATGATTATCGTTTGCGTTTTATCCGTTTCCTTTTCACTGCGCTTGATTCGCCAACAGTTCGTAAAAGTCGCTCACCCGGAACCGATTTTCCCCGTTTTCATCCGTATTTGTTTATTGATGCTTCTCTTGCTTGGTGTTGCTTTCATCGCTTCCCTTATCGAAGCGTTCGTGTCCCCAATGTTGCTGGAGTTGGTCGCCGAGTGGCATATGAGCAGATAG
- a CDS encoding Fur family transcriptional regulator: MKARMDQIKNELHTKSYKLTPQREATVEVLLENEKDHLSAEDVYLLVKEKAPEIGLATVYRTLELLNELEIVDKINFGDGVSRYDLRKEGANHSHHHLVCIQCGSVSEIEEDLLGDVERIVEEEWIFKIKDHRLTFHGICSGCQAAQGKGAESSSLKAVY, translated from the coding sequence ATGAAAGCGCGTATGGACCAAATTAAAAACGAGTTGCATACCAAAAGCTACAAATTGACACCGCAGCGGGAAGCTACCGTAGAAGTGTTACTTGAGAATGAAAAAGATCATTTAAGCGCGGAAGATGTATACTTATTGGTAAAAGAAAAAGCACCGGAGATCGGCCTTGCAACGGTATATCGCACGTTGGAGCTGCTAAATGAGCTGGAAATCGTTGATAAAATTAATTTCGGTGACGGCGTCTCTCGTTATGACTTGCGAAAAGAAGGAGCGAACCATTCTCATCACCACCTCGTCTGTATTCAATGTGGTTCCGTTTCGGAAATTGAGGAGGATCTGCTCGGGGATGTTGAGCGGATCGTGGAAGAAGAATGGATTTTTAAAATAAAAGATCACCGCCTGACTTTCCATGGCATCTGTTCCGGTTGCCAGGCAGCGCAGGGAAAAGGTGCGGAATCCTCTTCCTTAAAAGCTGTGTATTAA
- a CDS encoding DUF4227 family protein, translated as MQLGVRAIWNGFKILIVFAGCTAMFYYGILFVVDEYQGDERFEEPEGNAIKVFDQDSGEDFSFRERLMYLWIRGE; from the coding sequence GTGCAACTAGGGGTGAGAGCCATTTGGAATGGTTTCAAAATACTGATTGTTTTTGCAGGATGCACGGCGATGTTTTACTATGGTATTCTATTTGTAGTCGATGAATATCAAGGAGATGAAAGATTTGAAGAACCGGAGGGAAATGCGATTAAAGTGTTTGACCAAGATTCGGGAGAGGACTTTTCTTTTCGGGAACGGCTTATGTATCTGTGGATCCGCGGGGAGTAA
- the xerD gene encoding site-specific tyrosine recombinase XerD, producing MTVHIDDFLHYGLVERGFSNNTLESYQRDLYAYTNHLATSEKIEQWNDVERHHILDYLYSLKAESRSLASLARMTSAIRMFHQFLLREKISGHDPADLIETPKSGRKLPVVLSIAEVEALLAVATQGNDSYSLRDTAMFELMYGTGLRVSEMCALTLDDTHLEMGFVRCIGKGNKERIIPLGSKAIDALKVYRAKARPAFMKKQSHDILFVNRLGKQLSRQGFWKVLKKHTESAGIKKAVTPHTLRHSFATHLVENGADLRVVQELLGHADITTTQIYTHISRHHLKHIYQTYHPRA from the coding sequence CTGACGGTACATATTGATGATTTTTTGCACTACGGGCTCGTGGAAAGAGGTTTTTCGAACAATACATTAGAATCCTATCAACGGGATTTGTATGCGTACACGAACCATCTGGCTACGAGTGAAAAAATCGAACAGTGGAATGACGTAGAGCGCCATCATATTTTGGATTATTTATATTCCTTAAAAGCGGAAAGCAGATCACTTGCTTCACTCGCTCGGATGACATCGGCGATACGCATGTTTCATCAGTTTTTGCTTCGGGAAAAAATCAGTGGCCACGACCCTGCCGATCTGATTGAAACACCTAAATCCGGACGAAAGCTTCCTGTTGTATTATCAATTGCCGAAGTTGAGGCATTGCTTGCAGTGGCCACCCAAGGAAACGATTCCTACAGCCTAAGAGATACGGCGATGTTTGAACTGATGTACGGCACGGGTTTGCGTGTATCGGAAATGTGTGCGCTGACGCTCGATGATACCCATCTGGAAATGGGTTTCGTCCGTTGTATCGGAAAAGGAAACAAGGAACGCATCATCCCCCTTGGTTCGAAAGCGATTGACGCGTTGAAAGTTTATCGGGCTAAAGCTCGTCCAGCGTTTATGAAAAAACAATCCCATGATATTCTTTTTGTTAATCGGTTAGGCAAACAGCTGAGCCGACAAGGTTTTTGGAAAGTGTTAAAAAAGCATACGGAAAGCGCGGGGATTAAAAAAGCCGTTACTCCTCATACATTAAGGCACTCGTTTGCGACGCACCTCGTGGAAAACGGAGCGGATCTTCGCGTCGTTCAGGAACTCCTCGGGCATGCCGACATAACGACGACGCAAATTTACACGCATATTTCCAGGCATCATCTTAAACACATTTATCAAACCTATCACCCGCGGGCATAA
- the deoB gene encoding phosphopentomutase: MNHAFSRIFVIVMDSVGIGEGVDAKEFGDEGADTLGAIARYNNGLHIPNLNQLGIGHVKQAPGIHKTEEPLAFYGKMNERSRSKDTMTGHWEMMGLYVGAPFRTFPNGFPNDLITKLADATGRPVIGNKVASGTAIIKELGEEQIEKGAIIVYTSADSVLQIAAHEEVVPLEELYRICERARELTYEDPYMLGRVIARPFIGAPGMFQRTTNRHDYALKPFAPTVMNALADAGFTSEAIGKIDDIFDGEGVTQSVRTDSNMDGMDKLMQSIGRPFEGLSFLNLVDFDSQFGHRRDPVGYKDAIEAFDARLPEVLETLGEKDLLMITADHGNDPTYPGTDHTREQVPLLVYTKANQPGKPLGTRDTFADVGATIADNFQVNMPEHGSSFLQRLTERSDSDNERNSEKRR; the protein is encoded by the coding sequence ATGAACCATGCATTTTCTCGTATTTTTGTCATCGTGATGGATTCCGTCGGAATCGGAGAAGGCGTGGACGCTAAGGAATTTGGCGATGAAGGGGCGGATACGCTCGGGGCAATCGCCCGTTACAACAATGGCCTTCACATTCCCAACTTGAACCAACTGGGTATTGGTCATGTAAAGCAGGCACCGGGCATTCACAAAACCGAAGAGCCCCTTGCTTTTTATGGAAAAATGAATGAAAGGTCCAGGAGCAAAGACACAATGACCGGCCATTGGGAAATGATGGGGCTGTATGTCGGGGCTCCTTTTCGCACGTTTCCGAACGGGTTCCCGAATGATTTAATCACAAAACTCGCAGACGCGACCGGGCGTCCGGTTATTGGGAATAAAGTTGCTTCCGGCACGGCTATTATTAAAGAACTCGGGGAAGAACAGATCGAAAAAGGCGCGATCATTGTCTACACTTCCGCGGACTCGGTCCTGCAAATCGCGGCCCATGAAGAAGTCGTGCCATTGGAAGAATTGTACCGCATTTGTGAAAGAGCAAGGGAACTGACCTATGAGGATCCCTACATGCTGGGCAGGGTCATTGCTCGCCCGTTTATAGGCGCCCCCGGAATGTTTCAACGGACAACCAATCGCCATGACTACGCGTTAAAACCATTTGCGCCCACGGTCATGAATGCATTGGCTGACGCCGGTTTTACTTCGGAGGCGATCGGAAAAATTGATGATATCTTTGATGGCGAAGGAGTGACCCAATCGGTTCGGACGGATTCGAACATGGATGGCATGGACAAACTTATGCAATCGATTGGGCGCCCGTTCGAAGGATTGTCTTTCCTTAATCTGGTTGATTTTGACTCCCAATTTGGACATCGTCGCGACCCTGTTGGCTATAAAGACGCGATTGAAGCATTCGACGCCCGTTTGCCGGAAGTATTGGAAACGCTCGGTGAAAAGGATTTACTTATGATTACGGCTGACCACGGGAACGATCCCACCTATCCCGGAACCGACCATACCCGGGAGCAAGTGCCGTTGCTTGTGTACACGAAAGCCAATCAACCGGGAAAACCGCTTGGAACGAGGGATACATTTGCGGATGTGGGAGCGACCATTGCGGATAATTTTCAGGTGAACATGCCTGAGCATGGTTCAAGTTTCTTGCAGCGCTTGACGGAGAGGAGCGATAGCGATAATGAACGAAACAGTGAAAAACGCCGTTGA
- a CDS encoding purine-nucleoside phosphorylase: protein MNETVKNAVDLIKQKTAVNPQIAVTLGSGLGGLADDIEDKTVIRYEDIPGFPTSTVSGHAGEFVIGHLKGVPVIAMKGRFHYYEGYPMQKVVLPTRVISALGVKTLIVSNAAGGVNTSYSPGDLMVIKDHINQMGDHPLIGPNDEKIGPRFPDMSTAYDEGLMEVAHVEAKAMDLQLQHGVYAATTGPTYETPAEVRMFRTLGADAVGMSTVPEVIAARHAGVQVLGISCIANAAAGILDQPLSHEEVIETTERVKIDFTELITRVILRIGNGGK from the coding sequence ATGAACGAAACAGTGAAAAACGCCGTTGATTTGATCAAACAGAAAACGGCGGTGAATCCCCAAATAGCCGTTACACTTGGTTCCGGGCTAGGTGGGCTTGCCGATGATATTGAAGACAAAACCGTTATTCGGTATGAAGACATCCCCGGTTTTCCGACATCGACGGTTAGCGGGCACGCCGGAGAATTTGTGATCGGCCATTTGAAAGGTGTTCCGGTCATCGCCATGAAAGGCCGTTTCCATTATTATGAAGGCTATCCGATGCAAAAAGTTGTTTTGCCGACCCGCGTGATCAGCGCGCTTGGTGTGAAGACACTGATCGTGAGCAACGCTGCCGGAGGGGTGAACACTTCTTATTCGCCCGGCGATTTGATGGTAATCAAGGATCACATCAATCAAATGGGCGATCATCCGCTGATCGGTCCGAACGATGAGAAGATTGGTCCTCGCTTTCCGGATATGTCGACCGCCTACGACGAAGGATTGATGGAAGTGGCACACGTGGAAGCAAAAGCGATGGATTTGCAATTGCAACATGGCGTTTACGCGGCAACGACCGGCCCAACATATGAAACCCCTGCGGAAGTGCGGATGTTTCGAACGCTCGGTGCCGATGCCGTCGGAATGTCCACCGTACCGGAAGTGATTGCTGCAAGACACGCAGGCGTACAAGTGCTTGGTATCTCTTGCATTGCTAATGCCGCTGCCGGAATTCTGGATCAACCGTTAAGCCATGAAGAAGTAATTGAGACGACGGAACGCGTCAAAATCGACTTCACGGAACTTATCACACGTGTCATTTTACGAATCGGAAACGGAGGAAAATAA
- a CDS encoding purine-nucleoside phosphorylase has product MRRQIEEATDAIKQQLSGGNADIGLILGSGLGDLADEVESAVRIDYEDIPGFPTSTVEGHTGRLILGELEGKNVVAMQGRFHYYEGYSAQEVTFPVRVMQALGVHTLIVTNACGGMNRNYRPGDFMLITDHLNMTGTNPLIGPNDEELGTRFPDMSQAYSPSLMALAKEIAEEESFTVHEGVYAGISGPSFMTTAELAMLRKLGGDVVGMSTVPEVIVARHAEIEVLGISCVTDMAVADDHGGVSHEEVMETAAKTKPTFVKYVRRILKDMN; this is encoded by the coding sequence ATGCGGAGACAAATTGAGGAAGCAACGGACGCGATTAAACAACAGTTAAGTGGCGGAAATGCCGATATTGGCTTGATTCTCGGTTCAGGTTTAGGCGACCTTGCTGATGAGGTGGAGAGTGCGGTGCGGATCGATTATGAAGATATCCCCGGCTTTCCTACTTCGACGGTTGAAGGGCATACCGGCCGACTCATCCTCGGCGAACTCGAAGGGAAGAACGTCGTCGCCATGCAGGGGCGCTTTCATTACTATGAAGGATACAGTGCGCAAGAAGTAACCTTCCCGGTACGTGTGATGCAAGCGCTCGGTGTACATACGCTAATTGTAACCAATGCATGTGGCGGTATGAATCGCAACTACCGCCCCGGGGATTTTATGCTGATTACCGATCATCTTAATATGACCGGAACGAACCCACTTATCGGTCCGAATGATGAGGAACTGGGCACCCGATTTCCGGATATGAGCCAGGCATACTCCCCATCATTGATGGCTTTGGCGAAAGAAATCGCGGAAGAAGAATCGTTTACGGTGCACGAAGGAGTATATGCAGGCATTTCCGGTCCCAGTTTTATGACAACGGCCGAACTGGCGATGCTTCGGAAACTGGGAGGAGATGTCGTGGGGATGTCCACCGTTCCCGAGGTCATCGTAGCCCGCCATGCCGAAATTGAAGTGCTCGGCATTTCCTGTGTCACGGATATGGCTGTAGCTGATGATCACGGCGGTGTCAGCCATGAAGAAGTCATGGAAACGGCAGCAAAAACGAAACCGACATTCGTTAAGTATGTGAGGCGCATATTAAAGGATATGAATTAG
- a CDS encoding D-alanyl-D-alanine carboxypeptidase family protein, whose product MCKKAMAIVLSSILLFMPQLASGEEESTELAEETGAAILIEADTGEVLYKKNEHETLPPASMTKIMTMLLIMEDIANGELSFDEMVTTSEKAASMGGSQIFLETGEEMSVREMLKAIAIASGNDASVAMAEHISGSEETFVERMNERADELGMKDTTFYNSNGLPADGHETSAHDLAVMARELLQHEEITSFTGVYDDYLRQGTDDEFWLVNTNRLLKFFDGMDGLKTGFTNESKYGLTATAKREDMRLVAVVMGAETPKTRNADVSELLNYGFANYQVEPMFDQGAAVTSVPVEKGTQDSVVGRLDRNISLLHGKQDSSEDVTENIELETLQAPIEEGEVIGKFQLQREGETLAESAIVAGETVESASWWQLFKRSTLRIIGVEPDPEGVIPGDDS is encoded by the coding sequence ATGTGCAAAAAAGCTATGGCAATTGTGCTATCATCGATTCTTTTATTCATGCCTCAACTGGCTTCTGGGGAAGAAGAATCAACAGAGCTGGCGGAGGAAACGGGTGCCGCAATTTTAATTGAAGCCGATACGGGCGAAGTGTTGTATAAAAAGAATGAACATGAAACTTTGCCTCCCGCATCCATGACGAAAATTATGACGATGCTTTTAATAATGGAAGATATTGCTAACGGCGAGTTGAGTTTTGATGAAATGGTTACGACGAGTGAGAAAGCCGCTTCCATGGGAGGATCCCAAATCTTTCTGGAAACCGGGGAAGAAATGTCGGTACGCGAGATGCTGAAAGCAATCGCGATCGCTTCCGGCAACGATGCATCTGTTGCGATGGCCGAGCATATTTCAGGCTCGGAAGAAACGTTTGTTGAACGAATGAACGAAAGAGCGGATGAGCTCGGAATGAAAGACACGACGTTTTATAATTCAAACGGGCTCCCGGCCGATGGCCATGAAACGAGCGCCCATGACCTTGCCGTTATGGCTCGTGAACTGCTTCAGCATGAAGAAATCACTTCATTCACCGGAGTCTACGATGATTATTTGCGCCAAGGGACAGATGATGAATTTTGGCTCGTGAACACGAATCGATTGCTGAAATTTTTTGATGGGATGGACGGACTGAAAACCGGGTTTACGAATGAGTCAAAATATGGGTTAACGGCAACGGCAAAACGAGAGGATATGCGTCTTGTAGCTGTTGTGATGGGTGCTGAAACGCCTAAAACGAGAAATGCAGATGTTAGTGAACTCCTTAATTATGGGTTTGCAAACTATCAGGTTGAACCGATGTTTGATCAAGGTGCAGCGGTGACCTCCGTTCCCGTTGAAAAAGGCACACAAGACTCCGTCGTCGGGCGCCTCGATCGTAATATTAGTTTGTTGCACGGCAAACAAGATTCTTCTGAGGACGTTACGGAAAATATTGAGCTGGAGACGTTGCAAGCGCCTATCGAAGAAGGAGAAGTCATTGGTAAATTTCAGTTGCAACGCGAAGGGGAAACGCTTGCTGAATCAGCGATTGTCGCCGGAGAAACGGTAGAAAGCGCTTCTTGGTGGCAGCTGTTTAAACGCTCAACGTTAAGGATCATCGGCGTTGAACCGGATCCTGAGGGTGTGATCCCTGGTGACGATTCTTGA
- the spoIIAA gene encoding anti-sigma F factor antagonist: MSFNVETEQKNSILCVRLYGELDHHSASALRAKVDEALEDPSLEHAIFNAKGLTFMDSSGIGVLLGRYKKIQARGGELVVCSVSPSVHRIFEMSGLYKVLRLTDGESHALRTLGEAV, encoded by the coding sequence ATGAGTTTCAACGTTGAAACCGAACAGAAGAACAGCATCTTATGCGTGCGCTTGTACGGGGAATTGGACCATCATTCGGCAAGCGCTTTGCGGGCAAAGGTGGATGAGGCCTTGGAAGACCCCAGTCTTGAACACGCGATTTTTAACGCGAAAGGTTTAACGTTTATGGATAGTTCCGGAATCGGGGTTCTTTTGGGAAGGTATAAAAAAATACAAGCAAGGGGAGGAGAACTCGTCGTTTGCTCGGTTTCTCCTTCCGTGCATCGCATTTTTGAAATGTCGGGGTTATATAAAGTCTTGCGACTAACGGATGGGGAAAGCCATGCATTACGGACATTGGGGGAGGCCGTTTAA